The Paraburkholderia sabiae genome includes a region encoding these proteins:
- a CDS encoding type II secretion system protein, which produces MKRIASRRRNTGFTLIELVVVMAIIGLLLTIALPRYMHSIDRGKEHVRAQNLAVMRDAIDKFYGDNGAYPDTLDELVTRHYLRAIPFDPVNGDDKWAVVASPDDTKPGVYDILPASSPQGAASDAAGAAQ; this is translated from the coding sequence ATGAAACGCATCGCTTCCAGACGCCGCAATACGGGCTTCACACTGATCGAACTGGTCGTCGTGATGGCGATCATCGGTCTGTTGCTGACGATCGCGTTGCCGCGCTACATGCACAGCATCGATCGCGGCAAAGAACACGTGCGCGCGCAGAATCTCGCCGTGATGCGCGACGCGATCGACAAGTTCTACGGCGACAACGGCGCATACCCCGATACGCTCGACGAACTCGTCACCCGTCACTATCTGCGCGCGATTCCGTTCGACCCGGTGAACGGCGACGACAAATGGGCGGTCGTCGCATCGCCCGACGATACGAAGCCGGGCGTCTACGACATCCTTCCCGCGAGCAGCCCGCAAGGCGCGGCGTCCGATGCGGCAGGAGCCGCGCAATGA
- a CDS encoding sigma-54 dependent transcriptional regulator produces MDSVTRKLFHVCRGSRALPDAFLPQSGWKIERMDICSRNRQRARFAAGAAGLIDIASMKFPRDLEVLTEVLATRDVIWVAVLWPEQLEDSAIRSLVRGRCMSYVTLPTTADELRHAIGHARGMWSLAEPIVHDPWAAADGEMIGSCDAMLSLFRAIRKVALCNAPVLIQGESGTGKELTALSIHRHSARRHAPFVAINCGAMPEHLVMSELFGYERGAFTGANERKTGRIEAANGGTVFLDEIADLPLKSQAGLLRFLQERSIERIGASQTIPVDVRIICATHVDLRTAIAEGRFREDLYHRLSVLQLGEPPLRARGADVELLARHLLDQLHVDSNRRIRGFSEDAVRALYAHDWPGNVRELRNRVWRAVVLFDSPTITASDLGLSHCVDARVRSLDQVRRHAEQLAIEGALLRHRGNVADAARELDISRVTLYRLLESYECDMAKFLRGMRADVALTMER; encoded by the coding sequence ATGGATTCGGTGACAAGAAAGCTCTTTCACGTTTGCCGTGGTAGCCGCGCGTTGCCGGACGCGTTCTTGCCGCAGAGTGGCTGGAAGATCGAGCGGATGGATATCTGTTCGCGCAACCGGCAACGCGCGCGATTCGCGGCAGGCGCGGCCGGGCTGATCGATATTGCGTCGATGAAGTTTCCACGCGATCTGGAAGTGCTCACTGAAGTGCTCGCCACGCGCGACGTCATCTGGGTCGCCGTACTATGGCCCGAGCAACTGGAAGACAGCGCGATCCGTTCGCTCGTGCGCGGCCGCTGCATGAGCTACGTCACGTTGCCCACAACCGCTGACGAACTCCGTCACGCGATAGGGCACGCGCGCGGCATGTGGTCGCTGGCCGAGCCGATCGTTCACGATCCGTGGGCCGCCGCCGACGGCGAAATGATCGGCTCGTGCGACGCGATGCTCTCGCTCTTTCGCGCGATCCGCAAGGTCGCGCTATGTAACGCGCCCGTGCTGATCCAGGGCGAATCGGGCACCGGCAAGGAGTTGACCGCGCTGTCGATCCATCGTCATTCCGCGCGCCGGCATGCGCCCTTCGTCGCGATCAATTGCGGCGCGATGCCTGAGCATCTCGTCATGTCGGAACTGTTCGGCTATGAGCGCGGCGCGTTCACCGGTGCGAACGAGCGCAAGACGGGGCGCATCGAGGCCGCCAATGGCGGCACGGTGTTTCTCGACGAGATCGCCGATCTGCCGCTCAAAAGCCAGGCGGGGCTGTTGCGCTTTCTGCAGGAACGGAGCATCGAACGGATCGGCGCGTCGCAGACGATTCCCGTCGACGTCAGGATCATTTGCGCGACCCATGTCGATTTACGCACGGCGATCGCGGAAGGTCGGTTCCGCGAAGATCTCTATCATCGGTTGAGCGTACTTCAGCTTGGCGAGCCGCCGCTGCGCGCGCGTGGCGCCGATGTCGAATTGCTGGCTCGGCATCTGCTGGATCAGTTGCACGTCGATTCGAATCGACGGATACGCGGTTTTTCGGAGGACGCCGTGCGCGCGCTATACGCGCACGACTGGCCGGGCAATGTGCGTGAATTGCGTAACCGTGTATGGCGCGCGGTCGTTCTGTTCGACAGTCCGACGATCACGGCAAGCGATCTGGGTCTTTCGCATTGCGTCGATGCGCGCGTGCGCTCGCTCGATCAGGTGCGACGCCACGCCGAACAACTGGCGATTGAAGGCGCTTTACTGCGGCATCGCGGGAATGTCGCCGATGCGGCGCGCGAACTGGATATTTCGCGTGTCACGCTATATCGGCTGCTCGAATCGTACGAATGCGATATGGCGAAGTTTCTTAGAGGCATGCGTGCCGATGTCGCGTTGACGATGGAGCGATAG
- a CDS encoding GspE/PulE family protein encodes MDTVSTANGSDGKHEADLREALRTLMERHGSGVRALEDLFTQTDMRADDLLAQLAAQCHMRAVTMQMLNAMQPDFDVVPFVEASSRLCVCFADPDDARGLLFVIADPLDRRTRGSIEQRMRARPMVPYRWALASVGDIAAWLAVREKDVRAMDSLAFDETTVHATDPASLALTLQGISNDDSAVVRLLNSTIYDALKMMASDIHLECRAHGLMIKCRVDGVLTVVGRVEGRDVADQVLSRVKVISELDIAERRVPQDGRFKAVYAGREIDFRVSIMPNQFGEDAVLRILDRYQLSQASGGLTLEALGFQEEDTRFMRTVAAMPYGMLLVTGPTGSGKTTTLYAILTEINDGLEKIVTIEDPVEYQLGDILQIPVNEAKGLTFARGLRSILRHDPDKIMVGEIRDPETAQIAVQAALTGHQVFTTVHANNVFDVIGRFTNMDVDPYSFVSALNGVIAQRLLRQCCADCVVEDRVDADTLARSGIDPDTAGDYLFRRGRGCAACRGSGYRGRRAVAEALRMDDELRQLLSERAPLTQIKAAAFRQGMQTLRNAAVKLVRQGETTLEEINRVTMVE; translated from the coding sequence ATGGACACGGTGAGCACAGCGAACGGCAGCGACGGCAAGCACGAAGCCGATCTGCGCGAAGCGCTGCGCACGCTGATGGAGCGTCACGGTTCGGGTGTACGCGCGCTCGAAGATCTGTTCACGCAGACCGACATGCGCGCCGACGACCTGCTCGCGCAACTCGCTGCGCAATGCCATATGCGCGCCGTCACGATGCAGATGCTGAACGCGATGCAGCCCGACTTCGACGTCGTGCCCTTCGTCGAGGCATCGAGCCGCCTGTGCGTCTGTTTCGCCGATCCCGACGATGCGCGCGGCCTGCTGTTCGTGATCGCCGATCCGCTCGACCGGCGCACGCGCGGCAGCATCGAGCAACGCATGCGCGCGCGGCCGATGGTGCCGTATCGATGGGCGCTCGCGAGCGTCGGCGACATCGCGGCGTGGCTCGCCGTGCGCGAGAAAGACGTGCGCGCGATGGACTCGCTCGCGTTCGACGAAACAACCGTGCACGCAACCGATCCCGCCTCGCTTGCGCTGACGTTGCAGGGCATCAGCAACGACGACAGCGCCGTCGTGCGTCTGCTCAATTCGACCATCTACGACGCGCTGAAGATGATGGCGAGCGACATTCACCTCGAATGCCGCGCGCACGGGCTGATGATCAAGTGCCGTGTCGACGGCGTGCTGACGGTGGTGGGGCGCGTCGAAGGACGCGATGTCGCGGATCAGGTGCTGTCGCGCGTGAAGGTCATTTCCGAACTGGATATCGCGGAGCGGCGCGTGCCGCAAGACGGACGCTTCAAGGCCGTCTATGCAGGGCGCGAAATCGATTTTCGCGTGTCGATCATGCCGAACCAGTTCGGCGAAGACGCCGTGCTGCGTATTCTGGACCGCTATCAGCTGTCGCAGGCGTCGGGCGGTCTGACGCTGGAAGCGCTCGGTTTTCAGGAGGAAGACACGCGCTTCATGCGCACGGTCGCGGCGATGCCGTACGGCATGCTGCTCGTCACAGGGCCAACGGGCAGCGGCAAGACCACGACGCTCTACGCGATTCTCACCGAGATCAACGACGGCCTCGAAAAGATCGTCACCATCGAAGACCCTGTCGAGTATCAGCTCGGCGACATTCTTCAGATTCCCGTCAACGAGGCCAAAGGCCTGACCTTCGCGCGCGGGCTGCGCTCGATTCTGCGTCACGATCCCGACAAGATCATGGTCGGCGAAATACGCGACCCCGAGACCGCGCAGATCGCCGTGCAGGCGGCGCTGACGGGCCATCAGGTGTTCACCACCGTGCACGCGAACAACGTGTTCGACGTGATCGGGCGCTTCACGAACATGGATGTCGATCCGTACAGCTTCGTGTCCGCGCTGAACGGCGTGATCGCGCAGCGTCTGCTGCGCCAGTGCTGTGCGGATTGCGTCGTCGAAGACCGCGTGGATGCCGACACGCTCGCGCGCTCGGGCATCGATCCCGATACGGCGGGCGACTATCTGTTCCGGCGCGGACGGGGCTGCGCGGCGTGCCGTGGCAGCGGCTATCGCGGGCGCCGTGCGGTCGCGGAGGCGCTGCGCATGGACGACGAGTTGCGTCAGTTGCTGTCGGAGCGCGCGCCGCTCACGCAGATCAAGGCTGCCGCGTTTCGCCAGGGCATGCAGACGCTGCGCAACGCGGCAGTGAAACTCGTTCGGCAAGGCGAGACGACTCTCGAGGAGATCAACCGTGTCACGATGGTCGAATGA
- a CDS encoding ureidoglycolate lyase, which yields MKLLRYGAPGHEKPGILDGSGAIRDLSGVIDDIAGLTLLPEALEKLRGLDVNALPIVSAEERIGACVGRIGKFICIGLNYADHAAESNLPVPAEPVVFGKWTSAVVGPNDDVRIPRGSQKTDWEVELGVVIGKGGTYIEEADALSHVAGYCVINDVSEREYQIERGGTWDKGKGCDTFGPIGPWLVTADEIPDPQRLALWLEVDGKRYQNGNTSTMIFNVAHIVSYLSRFMSLQPGDVISTGTPPGVGMGQKPEPVYLRAGQTMRLGIEGLGEQQQRTVAA from the coding sequence ATGAAATTGCTGCGATATGGCGCGCCCGGTCATGAAAAGCCCGGCATTCTCGACGGCAGCGGCGCAATTCGCGACCTGTCCGGCGTTATCGACGATATCGCCGGTTTGACGCTGTTGCCCGAAGCGCTGGAAAAGCTGCGCGGGCTCGACGTCAACGCGCTGCCCATCGTTAGCGCAGAAGAGCGCATCGGCGCATGCGTGGGCCGCATCGGCAAGTTCATCTGCATCGGGCTCAACTACGCAGACCACGCCGCCGAATCGAATCTGCCCGTGCCCGCCGAACCCGTCGTGTTCGGCAAGTGGACGTCGGCTGTCGTCGGTCCGAACGACGACGTGCGCATTCCGCGCGGCTCGCAGAAGACCGACTGGGAAGTCGAACTCGGTGTCGTGATCGGCAAGGGCGGCACGTACATCGAGGAAGCCGACGCGCTCAGCCACGTCGCGGGCTATTGCGTGATCAACGACGTTTCCGAGCGCGAATATCAGATCGAGCGCGGCGGCACATGGGACAAAGGCAAGGGCTGCGACACGTTCGGTCCGATCGGTCCGTGGCTCGTCACCGCCGACGAAATCCCCGATCCGCAGCGTCTCGCCCTCTGGCTCGAAGTGGACGGCAAGCGCTATCAGAACGGCAACACCAGCACGATGATCTTCAACGTCGCGCATATCGTCTCGTACCTGAGCCGCTTCATGAGCCTGCAACCGGGCGACGTCATCTCGACGGGCACGCCGCCGGGCGTCGGCATGGGCCAGAAGCCGGAGCCCGTCTATCTGCGTGCCGGGCAGACGATGCGCCTCGGCATCGAAGGGCTCGGCGAACAGCAGCAGCGTACCGTCGCGGCATAA
- a CDS encoding type II secretion system protein, which produces MFALACRGRLLIARPARQRGFTLIELVITLALVGILALAVMPFSQLIVQREREQQLSAALREIRTALDAYKEASDTGLIEREADASGYPPSLAVLVDGVKNVKDPKGGLLMFLRRVPRDPFYTGDPETPPEDTWTMRAFGEPPAHADGGSADSADAADASARGTAGKDVFDVSSKSDRVGINGIPYRQW; this is translated from the coding sequence ATGTTCGCGCTCGCATGCCGCGGCCGCTTGCTGATTGCGCGTCCTGCGAGACAGCGCGGCTTCACGCTGATCGAACTCGTGATCACGCTGGCGCTCGTCGGCATTCTCGCGCTTGCCGTGATGCCGTTCTCGCAACTGATCGTGCAGCGCGAGAGGGAACAGCAGTTGAGCGCTGCATTGCGCGAAATCCGCACCGCGCTCGATGCCTATAAGGAAGCGAGCGATACGGGTCTCATCGAGCGGGAGGCGGACGCTTCGGGTTATCCGCCGTCGCTTGCCGTGCTCGTGGACGGCGTGAAGAACGTCAAGGATCCAAAGGGCGGACTGCTGATGTTCCTGCGCCGCGTGCCGCGCGATCCCTTTTATACGGGCGATCCCGAAACGCCGCCCGAAGACACCTGGACCATGCGCGCGTTCGGCGAACCGCCCGCGCATGCGGACGGCGGCAGCGCGGACAGCGCCGATGCCGCCGATGCATCGGCGCGCGGCACAGCGGGCAAAGACGTGTTCGATGTCTCGTCGAAGTCGGACCGCGTCGGCATCAACGGCATTCCCTATCGACAGTGGTGA
- a CDS encoding SDR family oxidoreductase, whose protein sequence is MNQYDFTQRAAVVTGGAQGIGYAVAERLLQGHARVALWDRDEAALAEAKAGLARFGDVQTVLVDLTQRDDVHAATQASVAHLGAIDILVHSAGIAGANATVADYAPEEWSRVIDVDLNAAFHVNQAVVKTMIARGYGRIVNIASIAGKEGNPNASAYSAAKAGVIALTKSLGKETAQLDIAVNAITPAAARTRIFEQMSQQHIDYMLSKIPRGRFVEVNEIAAMVAWLVSAENSFTTGAVFDLSGGRATY, encoded by the coding sequence ATGAACCAGTACGACTTCACGCAGCGCGCCGCCGTCGTCACGGGCGGTGCGCAGGGAATCGGCTATGCGGTCGCGGAGCGGTTGTTGCAGGGCCACGCGCGCGTCGCACTGTGGGACCGCGACGAAGCCGCGCTCGCCGAAGCGAAGGCGGGCCTTGCACGTTTCGGCGACGTTCAGACCGTGCTCGTGGATCTCACGCAGCGCGACGACGTGCACGCAGCCACGCAAGCGAGCGTTGCGCATCTCGGCGCGATCGACATTCTCGTGCACAGCGCGGGCATCGCAGGCGCGAACGCAACGGTCGCCGATTACGCGCCGGAAGAATGGTCGCGCGTGATCGACGTCGATCTGAACGCAGCCTTTCATGTGAACCAGGCCGTCGTGAAGACGATGATCGCGCGCGGCTATGGGCGCATCGTCAACATCGCGTCGATCGCGGGCAAGGAAGGCAATCCGAATGCGAGCGCGTATAGCGCGGCGAAAGCGGGCGTGATTGCGCTCACGAAGAGTCTCGGCAAGGAAACCGCGCAACTCGACATCGCCGTCAACGCGATCACGCCCGCCGCGGCGCGCACGCGCATCTTCGAGCAGATGTCGCAGCAGCATATCGACTACATGCTGTCGAAGATTCCGCGCGGGCGCTTTGTCGAAGTGAACGAAATCGCCGCGATGGTCGCGTGGCTCGTGTCGGCGGAAAACTCGTTCACGACGGGCGCGGTGTTCGATCTGTCGGGCGGACGCGCGACGTATTGA
- a CDS encoding NRAMP family divalent metal transporter produces the protein MERHPHKQALRQALRKNGKRTERPARSWAADVGPGLATIGSDNDPSGIATYTLAGAWYRFDLLWVCVLTYPSMVALQLISARVASITSKGLTDNMREHYAPVFFYFAVARFLLANTFNIAVDILAMGTAARAVMGGSVALLSLLCGGASLILQWCVPYARYARVIQWLTLGMFAYVGVILLLHVPWHTVAIRAFIPRIVWTKEYTTMMLALFGTTVSPYLLFSQAEQEVEERQEHASSKPSAGSDQELRKLRRDTLLRTALSNAAAIAIMIASAAAFQFSHHAPGESVALERVLEPLAHGFAPQVLALALLGSALLALPPLAGSAAQAAASSFDWQHGEKRNTRIAALLLVITAIGAAVAITLAMIGIDPVIALYWSALVNGMTITPVLVLLVLLSSKREAVGDLVAHWSLRVLCWLTTIAAGAALIAHSVLEFF, from the coding sequence ATGGAGCGTCATCCGCATAAACAGGCACTGCGACAGGCTCTGCGCAAAAACGGCAAGCGCACCGAACGGCCCGCCCGTTCATGGGCCGCCGACGTCGGCCCCGGCCTCGCGACAATCGGCTCGGACAACGATCCCAGCGGCATCGCCACGTATACGCTCGCGGGCGCGTGGTATCGCTTTGACCTGCTGTGGGTGTGCGTGCTGACCTATCCGTCGATGGTCGCGCTGCAGCTGATTTCCGCGCGCGTCGCGTCGATCACCAGCAAGGGTTTGACCGACAACATGCGGGAGCACTACGCGCCCGTCTTCTTCTATTTCGCCGTCGCGCGATTCCTGCTCGCCAACACCTTCAACATCGCCGTCGATATCCTCGCGATGGGCACCGCCGCGCGCGCCGTCATGGGCGGTTCCGTCGCGTTGCTGTCGCTGCTGTGCGGCGGCGCATCGCTGATCCTGCAATGGTGCGTGCCCTACGCGCGTTACGCGCGCGTGATCCAATGGCTGACGCTGGGCATGTTCGCGTATGTCGGCGTCATCCTGCTGCTGCACGTGCCGTGGCACACCGTTGCGATCCGCGCGTTCATTCCGCGGATCGTCTGGACCAAGGAGTACACGACGATGATGCTCGCGCTGTTCGGCACCACGGTCAGTCCGTATCTGCTGTTCTCGCAAGCCGAGCAGGAAGTGGAAGAGCGGCAGGAACATGCGTCGTCGAAACCGTCGGCGGGTTCCGATCAGGAATTGCGCAAGCTGCGCAGAGACACGCTGTTGAGAACCGCGCTTTCGAACGCAGCCGCAATCGCGATCATGATTGCATCGGCAGCTGCATTTCAGTTTTCACACCACGCGCCCGGTGAATCCGTAGCGCTCGAACGCGTGCTCGAACCGCTCGCACATGGATTCGCACCACAGGTGCTCGCGCTCGCATTGCTCGGCTCGGCGCTCCTCGCGTTGCCGCCGCTTGCGGGCTCTGCTGCACAGGCAGCCGCGAGTTCGTTCGACTGGCAACACGGCGAAAAGCGCAACACACGCATCGCGGCGTTGCTGCTCGTCATCACCGCGATAGGCGCCGCTGTCGCCATCACGCTGGCGATGATCGGCATCGATCCCGTCATCGCGCTTTACTGGAGCGCACTCGTCAACGGGATGACAATCACGCCCGTGCTCGTGTTGCTCGTGCTGCTGAGTTCGAAGCGCGAAGCGGTGGGCGATCTCGTCGCGCACTGGTCGTTGCGCGTGCTGTGCTGGCTCACCACCATTGCCGCGGGCGCCGCGCTGATTGCACATTCCGTGCTCGAATTCTTTTAG
- a CDS encoding secretin N-terminal domain-containing protein, translating into MTAARSRDRSRNGDSGSSTRYPPGPIAHTRHWPLMTRQAACVALAVLVLGGCVTPPGTRQDDPTNAQLQLDYLHDRDARVNAALDAAEAYRASYQYDLAVQKLGEAYQIDPTSERGRKIGAALDRDRRDLSTLQEADRMMQRGSYALAEERVHRVLVQNPTNPMAQQMLKEIQDKRNQQRALKEEKIAASSIMRTPVTLQFRDANVRMVFEALSKTTGLNVIFDRDVRADLKTTIFVTNATLQDTVDMILMQSQLDKKQLNANTLFIYPATPAKELEYQELKVRTFQLSNVDAKQIQGLLKSLLKLKEVVVDERANTVTIRGTPDTIRVAEQMIAAQDIPEPEVMMEVQVLEVSHDRMTDLGIEWPNSFTMSTPATANTWGELHHLPINAFNVSGLSATANFKLSDTDANLLASPRIRARNKEKARILIGDKVPVISSSSTPSTSGPSYTQMVQYLDVGIKLEVEPQVYRDGDVGIKLNLEVSNITKVIQSDSSQAGLTTLAYQIGTRNASTSLRLRDGETQILGGLISDEDRATADKVPGLGQLPVLGRLFSNHNGDHVKTEIVLQITPHIVRPQIAADADTQEVWSGTDVNVHADQLRLDPVVAELEPAVPRPVMRTPGSVGGGTTGGAQHSSTQNRPTTPPASAFGQLPVQPRTTPPPQPYGGRYSTLPSLPAPAATPANGAAPAAEQAAPETPPSGNDSGNTSGSTNGGAPQTGYAAPAAPPPTAPAQPAAVAPPPMLTMPPGDMPSDNPLRPVQNGGY; encoded by the coding sequence ATGACAGCCGCACGCAGCCGCGATCGGAGCCGCAACGGGGACAGCGGCTCATCCACGCGCTATCCGCCCGGTCCCATTGCTCACACGCGTCACTGGCCGCTGATGACGCGCCAGGCGGCGTGCGTCGCGCTTGCCGTGCTGGTGCTCGGTGGCTGCGTGACGCCGCCTGGGACGCGCCAGGACGATCCCACCAACGCGCAGCTGCAACTCGACTATCTGCACGACCGCGACGCCCGCGTGAATGCGGCGCTCGACGCGGCGGAAGCGTATCGCGCGAGCTATCAGTACGACCTTGCCGTGCAAAAGCTCGGCGAGGCGTATCAGATCGATCCGACGAGCGAACGTGGACGCAAGATCGGCGCGGCGCTCGACCGCGACCGGCGCGATCTGTCGACGCTGCAGGAAGCCGACCGCATGATGCAGCGCGGCTCGTATGCGCTTGCCGAAGAACGCGTGCATCGCGTGCTGGTGCAGAATCCGACCAACCCGATGGCGCAGCAGATGCTCAAGGAGATTCAGGACAAGCGCAATCAGCAGCGCGCGTTGAAGGAAGAAAAGATCGCTGCATCGTCGATCATGCGCACGCCCGTTACGCTGCAGTTCCGCGACGCCAACGTGCGGATGGTGTTCGAAGCGCTGTCGAAAACCACGGGGCTCAACGTGATTTTCGATCGCGACGTGCGCGCCGATCTGAAGACGACGATCTTCGTGACGAATGCGACGCTGCAGGATACCGTCGACATGATCCTGATGCAGAGCCAGCTCGACAAGAAGCAGCTCAACGCGAACACGCTGTTCATCTATCCGGCTACGCCCGCGAAGGAACTCGAATATCAGGAACTGAAGGTGCGCACGTTCCAGTTGTCGAACGTCGACGCGAAGCAGATTCAGGGCTTGCTGAAGAGTCTGCTCAAGCTGAAGGAAGTGGTGGTCGACGAACGCGCGAATACCGTGACGATACGCGGCACGCCCGACACGATCCGCGTGGCCGAGCAGATGATCGCCGCGCAGGACATTCCCGAGCCAGAAGTGATGATGGAAGTGCAGGTGCTTGAAGTCTCGCACGACCGGATGACGGATCTCGGTATCGAGTGGCCGAACTCGTTCACGATGTCGACGCCCGCGACGGCGAATACGTGGGGCGAACTGCATCATCTGCCCATCAATGCGTTCAACGTGAGCGGCCTGTCCGCGACGGCCAATTTCAAGCTGAGCGACACGGACGCCAACCTGCTCGCGAGTCCGCGTATCCGTGCGCGCAACAAGGAGAAGGCGCGCATCCTGATCGGCGACAAGGTGCCTGTCATTTCGAGTTCGAGCACGCCGAGCACGAGCGGGCCGTCGTATACGCAGATGGTTCAGTATCTCGATGTCGGCATCAAGCTCGAAGTCGAGCCGCAGGTCTATCGCGACGGCGATGTCGGCATCAAGCTGAACCTCGAAGTCAGCAATATCACGAAGGTGATTCAGAGCGACAGTTCGCAGGCAGGATTGACGACGCTCGCGTATCAGATCGGCACGCGCAATGCGTCGACGAGTCTGCGTCTGCGCGACGGCGAAACGCAGATTCTCGGTGGCCTCATTTCCGACGAAGATCGCGCGACAGCCGACAAGGTGCCCGGCCTCGGACAATTGCCCGTGCTCGGACGGCTGTTCTCCAATCACAACGGCGATCACGTGAAGACGGAGATCGTGCTGCAGATCACGCCGCATATCGTGCGTCCGCAGATCGCCGCCGATGCGGACACGCAGGAAGTCTGGTCGGGCACCGACGTCAACGTGCACGCCGATCAGCTGCGGCTCGATCCCGTCGTCGCGGAACTGGAGCCCGCCGTGCCGCGTCCTGTGATGCGTACGCCTGGCAGTGTCGGTGGCGGAACGACGGGGGGCGCGCAGCACAGCAGCACGCAGAACCGGCCGACGACGCCGCCAGCGAGTGCGTTCGGCCAGTTGCCCGTGCAGCCGCGCACGACGCCGCCGCCTCAGCCCTACGGCGGACGCTATTCGACCTTGCCATCGCTGCCGGCGCCCGCCGCCACGCCTGCCAACGGCGCAGCGCCTGCAGCCGAGCAGGCCGCGCCCGAGACGCCGCCTTCCGGCAACGATAGCGGCAATACGAGCGGCAGTACGAACGGCGGCGCGCCGCAAACGGGTTATGCAGCGCCGGCCGCACCGCCGCCCACTGCACCCGCGCAACCGGCGGCAGTCGCGCCACCGCCGATGCTCACGATGCCGCCCGGCGACATGCCCAGCGACAACCCGTTGCGCCCGGTCCAGAACGGCGGGTATTAG
- a CDS encoding type II secretion system protein: MSEAAARFGGVQRSKAHGTSERGIVMLTLLIALMLLSIALMGALDVWSLQRKRETEQQLLFVGNQYRIAILRYYRAGRVLPASVDELLNDSRFPEPQHHLRRAYADPVTGQNDWVYLYQAGRIAGLHSSSTDAPIKRSRFPRQFEDFEGQQTYAGWQFFYLPPVQRSNSSPEQPRKPRPGSPDAPFDPMNDGLTRFTPRSLGSSHW; this comes from the coding sequence ATGAGCGAGGCGGCGGCGCGTTTCGGCGGCGTGCAACGCTCGAAAGCACACGGGACGAGCGAGCGCGGCATCGTCATGCTGACGCTGCTGATCGCGCTGATGCTGCTGTCTATTGCGCTGATGGGTGCGCTCGATGTCTGGTCCTTGCAACGCAAGCGGGAAACCGAACAGCAGTTGCTGTTCGTCGGCAACCAGTACCGCATTGCGATCCTGCGCTACTACCGTGCAGGCCGCGTGTTGCCCGCATCCGTCGACGAACTGCTCAACGATTCGCGCTTTCCCGAGCCGCAGCATCATCTGCGACGCGCCTATGCCGATCCCGTTACCGGACAGAACGATTGGGTCTATCTGTATCAGGCGGGACGGATAGCGGGTTTGCACAGCAGTTCGACCGACGCGCCGATAAAACGGTCGCGCTTTCCGCGCCAGTTCGAAGACTTCGAAGGACAGCAGACTTACGCGGGCTGGCAATTCTTCTATCTGCCGCCCGTCCAGCGCTCCAATTCCTCGCCTGAGCAGCCCAGAAAGCCGAGACCCGGCTCACCGGATGCGCCTTTCGATCCGATGAACGACGGACTCACGCGTTTCACTCCCCGAAGCCTGGGTTCTTCGCATTGGTAA
- a CDS encoding DUF3293 domain-containing protein, with the protein MFSDSKIPRETIQAYLETEYIAFGDPPTTLRIGETSAALAALHKAYGVNCSAFITGCNPYSEHRTPEFNAERQQALARDLEQLGLVAIDGIGKHPSNDWPGEASFLVPGLSLETAKALATKYGQNAIVWSVEDATPQLVLLR; encoded by the coding sequence TTGTTTTCAGACTCGAAGATTCCACGCGAAACGATCCAGGCTTATCTGGAAACCGAATACATCGCGTTTGGCGACCCGCCCACGACTTTACGAATCGGCGAAACCAGCGCGGCGTTAGCGGCTCTGCACAAAGCTTACGGCGTCAATTGCAGCGCATTCATCACCGGCTGCAATCCCTATAGCGAGCATCGCACACCCGAGTTCAACGCCGAACGCCAACAGGCCCTGGCACGTGATCTGGAACAGTTGGGACTTGTCGCTATCGACGGCATCGGCAAGCATCCGTCGAACGACTGGCCCGGCGAGGCGAGTTTTCTTGTACCGGGACTCTCGCTTGAAACCGCAAAGGCGCTCGCCACGAAATATGGTCAGAACGCGATTGTCTGGTCGGTGGAAGACGCCACGCCTCAACTCGTTCTTTTGCGTTGA